AAGCAACCGTGTATAACCTGCGTCGGCTCTGTTCGCTCAGAGAGGGCGGAGTTGTGCCCATTTGATGGAGAAATTCCCGAAAAAACAGCAAAAATGCGGAAAAACAACCTGATTGTGGCTTGGTGTGCTAAAAATTGAGATGGGTTGGTGTTTTTTTAACAAAATGCCGATAGGCCAACGCTAACCGTTGCAATACGCCGGGTTTTTAGAGGTTCCCTAAGGTCGACACTTTCGCTTCCTGAATCTCTGCCCGCATCAGCTTGTGCCAGGTTTGCCGAGAAATGCCTGAGCGCTCTGCCGCCTCTTTGAGGCTAAGATCCATCACCTGCATCCGGCGTTGCACGTAGTTGGCTAAATCCATTGATGACATCCCCTATTCCCTCGATAACACCCAATAATGGCATTGAGTTTCACTGTTTGGGCGTAGGGCAACAAGGTAGAAATTTCCACCCTTGACAAAACTTAAACGCTTATTTGACAACATTGCATCAGACAAAATATCAGCTTACACAAACCAATGCTGGATGAAGGTTGAGCATGACCGTCGAGTAACGTTAAACTAGTAGAAACAACGTCTAAAACCCATCCGATTGGGAAGTCTGGATTTATGTACAAGCCTCAATATTTACTCGGTGATTTTGTTAACGCATTGTTCGCTAACCCGTCGTTTCAAGCACGCTTCGCACTCTACGTTAACTTTATCGAAACATTGGGATTTGAGGGGCGAGTTGTTTATACCTACTTGCCACTATTGAGCATAGAACGCGAAGGTAAGCTATTTCCTACGCCACCAGAATTCACGCACACCAATGACTATCCTGTTGATTTTCTATATCATTACGTCACAGAGGAGTTAGACCGCTGTGATATTAGCGTCAAAAAGATCAAAAACAATGACTTTTCGCTGACCAATTATGGCGAATACGCTGACACCATCGGCTTGAAACCTGACGAAAATCACTTTGACAAGCTGGCTACTCAGTTATACGGGTGTGTGAATGCCCTCAGCATTCCCGCAGCGGGAGTGACGGGCATTTCTACGATCAATATTATTAGCCGCGAACACCCTGCTATCTTTAACCATTTGATGCACGAACGCTCAGAACTGTTATTGCAGATGACGCAAATATTTCACAGCTTGGTGTTATCTGATCCGCAAACCTGTATGCGGTTTACGTCTCCTTTTTTGCCGAGCTTGAATGACACCGAAATCGCTATTTTACGCTATGCGGCAACGGGCAAACCCTTCAAAAATATTCAGGATCATACGGGGATTTCGTATCGCTATGCCTGCAAAGTGCTGGATACGCTGCGCAATAAATTAGGCGGGATTAACCGGGATAGATTGCTCTATCTAGCTGGACTTTTACGCTTGTAGCAAGCCCAACCCAACATTGTGTAGAGACGCAAAATCTTGCGTCTCTACCTTGGCAGACAAACTGCCATTACTGGGCTATCAATCTCACGGTATTACTTTAACCATGCAATACAACCCGGCATGAGAAGGAATTGCTACTTCGCCCGCCGCATTCACACATTTCCAATGCGAAATCGCCGCGTTGCAAGGCGTATTCGGTGCACGCAAACGTACTGCCAAACGCACATGCTCACCTGGTTTAGTATCGGGAATCGGCACGCTCTCACTTACTGATGCCAGCGAGGTACTGCCCTCTGTGCTCATGCATTGCAAGCGCCAACCAACCCAAGCGTCTTTGCCTAAATTGGTGACCTCCCAGATTTTCTCAAACTCCTCTCCGACCCGAACCTGACTATTATCGGGGAAACTCACATCCGCCACAAAACCCAACACGAAAGTGGTACTGCCACCCCGACGCCCGGCTAGTGTTACCTCGCGCCCATCAAAAAAGATACGTAACATGCTTAATGGGTGAGTTTCCAGCGTATCCGCCACCTGAGTCAGGGTGGATAGCCGTGCTTCACCAATTTCCGCACGTAACAACTTATGCCATGTTTGACGTGAAATTCCCGAACGTTTCGCAGCTTCCGTGGTCGTCATTTGCATGGCACGCAGACGCAACCGCAAGTATTCTGCTAAATCTAATGCAGACATGTTTATTATCCCTCAATGATCAACTGACGTGTGTCAATTTAACAGAAAGGAAATCAAGGCGATAGAGTGCACAAAATTTTAGTTATGCATTACATACTATACATAATGTGTTAAAATTATCGTTTTGCACTATATACTATGCATGGATATGCTATTACTGGGGCAAACTCTGCGCAATGCCCGCAAACAACGCCGTTTTACCCAAGCCGATTTGAGCGCAAAAGTCGGCATGAGCCGTGCCACACTCTCTGGAATTGAGAATGGGACGATTCCTGAAGTCGGTATCCGCAAAATACTCGCCCTCTGTTCCGTGTTGGGCTTGGAATTACTCGCGCAACCCGTCGCGCCGCGCCGCCCCACCTTGCACACGCTGGTGGATGAAGTTACCCAACGCAAAACAGGTCGCACCCCATGAGCAACACCCCACTGACGGAATCAGGCAGCCTCGATATTTACGTGCAAAACCAATGCAGCGGCACGCTAGGGCGGAGTGCATTAAGGGCGTTGACGTATGTGTTTGCGTACTTACCGGATACTCCACCCACCAAAGCCGTTTCACTCACCATGCCAGTAATGCCGGATCAATACGGCTATCAGCAAGGCGTACACCCGATTTTTCAGATGAACCTGCCCGAAGGCGAGTTACGCGAACTATTACGTAACCGTTTCCAGAAAACCGTGCAGAATTTTGACGATCTCGCCTTATTAGGAATTGTCGGGCATTCACAAATCGGGCGCATCCGCATTACCCCCACAGGAACCCTGCCTGACGCGATGCCCTTGCAAGACATGCAAGAATTGCGTACCTATTCCGGCACGGAAGATTTGTTTGCGGATTTGTTGCAACGTTACGCCCGCTATTCGGGCATTTCCGGCGTACAACCCAAAGTCTTGGTGCGCGATGCCGATACCGTCGCCAGCGCGGCACAACTGGAGCAATTCAGTTACCGCGATGCCACCACATCGTCAAAGGCTGGAACCCCGAACGCTTCCCGCAACTCGCCGCCAACGAATACTTTTGTATGCAAGCCGCTCGCAAAGCCGGGCTAGAAACCCCAGACGTGGAACTCGCCGCACAAGGTCGGCTACTCATCGTCAAACGTTTCGATCTGGATAAGCACGGTGGCTACCTCGGTTTTGAAGACTTTTGCGTGCTCAACGGCTTAGCCACCGATGACAAATACGTCGGCAGTTATCAGGATATTGCGCAACGCATCCGCCAATTTGTATCCCCCTCGCGGATACACGAAGCACTGGAACAATTTTTCCTCTCATTGGCGCTGACTTGTGCGGTACGCAATGGCGATGCACACCTGAAAAACTTCGGGGTACTTTACGATGACCCTGAGGGCGACATCCGCTTTGCGCCCGCCTTTGATATTGTCTCCACTACACCTTACATTCCCAATGACACCTTGGCGCTGTTATTTGGTGGCAGCAAAGCCTTCCCGGAACGCAAAGCGCTGTTAGCTTTTGCCCGCCAGTTTTGCAATATCAACGAGCGTCGCGCCAAACACCTGCTGGAATGGGTTGCCCACGGACTGGAAAGCACCTTACCCGACTTACAAGCCTATCAACACCAACACCCCGCTTTCACGGCGATTGGTGAACGGATGCAAACCGTTTGGAAACAAGGAATTGCTGAATTGATGGGTATCCATTAGTATTCGTGCCTAAACCTCACCGGATTAGCGATTATTATGCTGAAGTATTTAGCACATCTAAGTTGGGTAAGTTGTTGTGGCTTATTGTTAATATTAACGGGCTGCGAAAAATCCCCCGAAAATCCAGCGGCATCGGCATCCCCCAACGTGACCGTCTTGGAAACCTATATCCAAGCATTAGCGCCGGAAGACGAAACCCTCGACACCCGCTTTGGCAAACTACAAATTGCCCACAGCAAGCCCGGACTTCCCCCCGATTCATTGCTGCTGGATGACAAACAAGTTTTCCAACAAGAAGGTTTTTACCTGTCACTGCACCACTACATCAAACAAAATGCCCGTGACGTGGTGCTTTTCGGCACCAACTGCGGCGGTACGGCTTGCCCGCAAGACCAGTTTCACTTCCTGCTACTGGATAACGATGCTGAACCGACGGTGGTGACCCATTCCGATTTCAATGCCATGCCAGAAGACCTCACCCTCAATGTCGACGGCGAGCGCCTATTACTGGATCTGGGCTTCCAAGCGGGCAAACACAAAAACGCAGTACTGCAAGGCCGCCAATTAGGTATTGAGCTGGAAACCGTACCCAAAAGCTTTGTGGGTGAAGAAAACTGCCGTTGGTTATACGAAGAAGCCTTAGGCGCGTGCAAAGAATACCAGGAAACCGATGCCACTTGCCGCGACCCACAAGCCAGCTTTCCCGGTCACTTGACACGCGGCGTGGCTGCGGTGAGTGAACACCCCGGTTTTGTCAGCGAATCCTTCGCACGACGTTGCAAGATTGCCTGCGAAAGCGCCAAAATCGTCGATTACCCCACATTTGCCAAAGAAGTGTGTAGCAAATCTTAAGTCAAAAACCGTAATTGGCGCTGATTGCCGCTTTTACCCGTAGCATTCGGCATTGTTCGATTCTTACGAACCTCGCTCAAAAACGGAATCTGCCCTTTTTGCCCCGTGACCGCATAATCTTGCAGCAAAGCGTCTTCCAGCACGCTTTGCTCAATGCCCAATAGCGCCTGCCCGCCGCCATGCACCAACACGAATAAACGCGGCAAGGCAATTTGATGGGTTTGTTGCACTTGCGCATAAATCCATCCCGACAACGCCCAGAAACGCGCAAACGGCGCATCCCCCAGCAACAACGGCAAGGTATGTGCAAACCGCCCGGAATTGGCGATCATGTCCCAATAGCGGGCAAAGCGATTCATCTGCTGCATGGTGTCGAAATCCACCCGATCGGTGCGCAAAATGTTGTACGGCGGTTGCGGGTTATACACCATTCCAAATGCCTCGGTGTGGCGAATAATCGGCGTACCGCGTAAACGTTTGAGGATGCCTACTTGAATTTCATGCGGATTCAATGCCATCAAACGGTCAAAACCCGCCCCAAAACTCGGCAAATCCTCCCCCGGTAATCCAAAAATCAGATCGGTGTGCAAATGCGCGGTGGAATGTTCCCGCAACCAACGGATATTCTCTGCGGACTTCGCATTATCTTGCTTACGGCTAATCAGCGCCTGCACTTCCGGGTTAAAGGTTTGGATGCCAATCTCAAACTGCAAAGAACCCGGCGGGAAACGGGTAATCCGTTCTTTAAGCGCATCCGGCAAATGATCGGGAATCAGCTCAAAATGCAAAAACGTTTCCGCGTCCAAACGTTCCAAAAAAAAGTCCAAAATAGCTACCGTCGTGGCAATTTTCAAATTGAAGGTACGATCCACAAAACGAAACTGACGCAAGCCCCGCTGCCACAGCCGATCCATTTCCGCCAAAAAGCCCTGCAAAGCAAACGGCAAGGCGGTTTTATCCAAGGCAGACAGGCAAAACTCACATTTGAACGGACACCCGCGTGACGCTTCCACGTAAATCGAGCGCGTCGCCAAATCATCTTCCGTGTATTGCGTGTACGGTAGCGCCAACTGTGACAATGGCACTTGCTCACCGGCAATAATTTTGTTCAAGGGCTTTTGCCCATTCAACAACTGCCCACACAACTGCCGGAAACTCACCTCACCCGCCCCAGTAATCACGTAATCCGCCTGCTGCACAATCGCCTGTTGCGCGGTTTCATAACTGACTTCCGGGCCACCCAACACAATCACCACCTCAGGGGCGAGTGCTTTGAGTACCGCCACTAAAGCGGTGGTTTCGGTGATATTCCAGATATACACTCCCAGACCAATGATACGCGGCTGACAGATCAATAATTGCTCAGCAATATCCAAGGGGCGCATAGCGATCGTAAATTCCATGATTTTTGTTTGCGCCTGCCACTCCCCCTGATTGGCTAATAAGTAGCGCAAACCCAATGAGGCATGGGTGTAGCGGGCATTCAATGTGCCAATAATAATATCATCAACCATAAGAAAAATCTCATTTAACCTATTTAAACACCTAATCAATTAACGATAAATATAACAATATTTTTCAAGCCTTTGTTTAACATGCTGCATAAATGATAATTATTGATAAATTTAATTAACCAACCAACTTTTTACAAGGAAAAAATGACAACACACTGTCTCTAATATACACTCTACTGCCTTATACCATGTTGTTATATGGATACAGTGAAGTTGATTAGTGTCGCCAATCATTTGTCCCTGCAAAACATACCGTTTGTCAGTCGTCCAACAAAACATTCTTCATTAGAATATATTGATATGCTAATCTATTCTTTAATCTTTCGATCAACTTTACTGAAATTTCTTTTTAAATTAAAACCTTAGGTTAATTTATGTTTACTGTAAAACGTCTCCTGACAGTGGTTTTTCTAACCATTAGCGTGGTTGGAACCGCCTCGGCTGGGCAGAAACGGCCGAACAGCCTTCATGTAACCGCTACCGCTTATAACTCAGTTCCTGCACAAACTGACAGTACTCCAGACATCGCCGCATGGGGCGACCGCCTAATACCTGGCATGAAAGCCATCGCTATTTCCAGAGATCTATTGAAAAAGCATGGTCTTAGCTACGGTGACAGGGTAAAAATCAAGAGCCACGATGGTGAATACCTCGATGGCGAATACATCGTTTTAGACAAAATGAACTCACGCTGGCGCAAAAAAATCGACATTTACATGGGGAAAGATGTGCGCGAAGCAAAACGTTGGGGAAAACGCAAAGTGAGTATTCACTGGTAATAAACCTCCCGATCGAAGGATTTCTCAAAGCCCGCACCTATCGCGGGCTTTTTTCTTAGCAAACAAACGCTTATTATGCGCCCATGCAAACTCCAGAAACTTATGATGTCGTGATCCTCGGTGCTGGTGCAGCGGGGTTAATGTGTGCAGCAACAGCCGGAAAACGTGGGCGGCGCGTGCTATTGCTCGACAAAGCCGACAAGATTGGCAAAAAAATCCTCATTTCCGGCGGCGGGCGTTGTAATTTTACCAATCTGCACGTCAACCCCGGCGCTTATTTGTCGCAGAATCCCCACTTTTGCAAGTCGGCACTAGCACGATACACCCCACACGACTTCCTCGATTTGATGCGCCAATACCACTTAAGCTGGCATGAAAAAACCTTAGGGCAACTGTTTTGTGACCAAAAAGCCCCTGCGATTGTGGATATGTTGTGGACAGAATGCCAAGAAGCGGGTGTCACCTTACGCCTGAATACCGAAGTAACCCATACGCATCGGGAAGCAGCACACTTCCACCTGCAAACGACGCACGGCGTCGTGCAATCCACCTCATTGGTAATTGCTACCGGCGGACCGTCAATTCCCCGCATGGGTGCGACGGATTTCGGCATCCACATCGCCAAGCAGTTTGGTTTGAAAAATATCCCATTTTCCCCTGCACTCGTGCCATTCACCGTTGACCAAACTCTGTTGGATGGTTTATTCGCGGGTTTGGCAGGCGTTAGCACACCTGTAGCAGTCAGTTGCGGGGAAGGTTATTTCCGCGAACAGATGTTGTTTACCCATCGGGGTTTGAGTGGCCCTGCAATGTTGCAGATTTCATCGTATTGGCAAAAGGGCGCAGCAGTACAGATTGATTTGCTGCCGGGGCAGGATGCTTACGCTTGGCTGCAAACCTTACAAAAGCAACGCCCGAAAGCAGAACTGAAAACCGTATTAGCCGAAGTGTTACCCAACAGATTAGCGCAACGTTTATGCGAAACCCTGTTTCCTAACCGTCCCTTGGGGCAATACGGTGACAAATTGCTCCAGTCGATTGCCACGCAATTACATGCATGGGAATTAACGCCCGCAGGAACAGAAGGAATGCGTACTGCTGAAGTGAGTTTGGGTGGGGTAGATACCCGCGAATTATCGTCTAAAACGCTGGAAGCCCGCAAAGTGCCGGGGCTGTATTTCATCGGTGAAACCGTGGATGTCACCGGCTGGCTAGGCGGGTATAACTTTCAGTGGGCGTGGGCTTCGGGTTGGTGTGCGGGGCAATATGCCTAACCCCGCACGCCCAAACATTACACGCAGCCGGTAGGCTTCGGTAAACCGCCGTATTTGGTAATCGGCTTCATTGGGCCGGTTTTCCATTGCGCAAACAGGACTTTTTGATCCATATTGACGAACTTAGAAAACTTGCGGATCGGTGGTACAACAGCTTGATCTTCGTAATACTCACGCGCTTTCAGGATCTGTTCCCATTTCTCATCGGTCAGCTCGACACCATCAGCTTCTGCCATCGCCTTACCGATTTCAGGGGTCCAAGCATCCATGCTCAGCAAATAACCATCGCCATCGCGTGCTGGGATTTCTACGTTCATTGTTTAGGTCTCCTCAAATTGCCTAGTAATTTAGTAGGGTATTTTACTGATAAAGGGGCAGTGTCTGTCAATACTCACACTGGCTATAAGCAATTAGGGTGTTGCACTAATTACCTGAATCGCGGCGCATTTTGGCAAAATCCAACATCCGCTGGGTTGAGCGCAAGGCTTTCACCCGCACGCTCTCTTCGACAAAAATCTCATTGCCCCCGGTCTCCAAGACAGTCAACAGATTGTGTAAGCCATTCATCGCCATCCACGGGCAATGGGCGCAGCTTTTGCAAGTTGCTCCCTCACCCATAGTGGGGGCAGCAATGAATTCCTTATCGGGTGCTGCCTGCTGCATCTTGTAGAAAATCCCGCTGTCGGTTGCCACAATAAAACGCTTATGCGGCAAGGTTTGCGCGGCTTTAATCAATTGCGAGGTGGAACCGACCGCATCCGCCAAACGAATAATTTCTTCCGGTGATTCGGGGTGTACCAGCACACCCGCGTCGGGATACTTATCAAGCATCTCCCCCAGCGCCCGAAACTTGAATTCGTCATGCACCACACAAGCGGCTTGCCACAACAACATATCCGCCCCGGTCAAGCGCTGAATATAACGCCCCAAATGCTTGTCGGGTGCCCAGAGAATTTTCTTACCCTGCTCATCCAGCCATGTGACCAAATCGACCGCAATACTCGACGTGACCACGTAATCAGCACGTGCTTTCACCTCTGCACTGGTGTTGGAATAAACTACCACGGTACGGTCAGGGTGTTCGTCACAAAACGCGATAAACTGGTCGGCAGGGCATTCCAAATCCAAGGAACATTCGGCTTCCAGCGTTGGCATCAACACGCGCTTTTCTGGATTGAGAATTTTGGCGGTTTCGCCCATGAAACGCACCCCTGCCACGATCAGGGTTTTTGCTGGGTGTTCATTGCCAAAGCGTGCCATGTCCAATGAGTCGGAGACGTAACCGCCGGTTTCTTCAGCCAATTCTTGCAAGTCACGTTCGACGTAGTAATGCGCCACCAATACCGCGTCTTGCTCCTTGAGTTTTTGTTTGATTTGCTCCTTAACCCGCACTTTTTGCTCAGGGCTATAGCGCGGATTCAGCGCCTCAATGTGTGCGGTGAGCGGCACCTTGATAACGGGAATGGTAATGGCTTTATTGGTCATTTTACGCTTATCCACTGGCAGGCAACTGCCAGAATGCTCAGGTATTGGCTCGCCCGTTATCCGCATACGCAACCTGGTAGCGCTTGACCCCTTGGAACATTGCACTAGCCAGCTTCTGTTGGTATTCAGCAGTACGCAGGCGCTTTTCTTCCGCCGGATTGCTGATAAAAGCGGTTTCGACCAACATCGACGGAATATCCGGTGAGCGTAACACCACAAAGCGGGCGCTTTCAACACGGCGGCGCAAAGGGTTATTCACCTTGGCGAGTTCGTTCAATACCCCTTTTGCCAAACTGAGGCTGCGATCCATCATGGCATTTTGACTCAAATCGAGCAGCACGGAGGCAATTTTGTCGCTGGTATGACGCACGCCGAATTTTAATTCGTAAGAGTTTTCGCTTTCTGCCAGTAAACGCGCTGCCTCACTGGATGCACCATTTTCAGACAGAATATAAACCGAAGAGCCGCTTACCCGTGTGCTGGGGTTCGCATCTGCGTGTACCGAAATAAATAAATCCGCTTTGTATTTGTGCGCAATATCCATGCGTTCGCGCAGTGGGATGAATTTATCACCGTCACGGGTGAGAATCGCCTTCATGCCCTTTTCGCGGTCAATCCGTGCTTTGAGTTTGCGGGCAACTTGCAACACCACGTCTTTTTCCAACGTCCCGTTAGCGCCAACTGCACCGGGGTCTTTACCACCATGACCGGGGTCGATCACCACAATAAACTTACCTTTGGATGGTTCGGTTGTCGCCGGTTTCTCCAGTTGCTTCGATTCTTCCGCAGACTTTTTAGGGGGTTTCGACTTACCGCTGCCGCTACTGCCTTTACCAGTGGGGTTGAGGCTGACGGTCAGCACATGGCTGTTGCCTTCTGCGGTTAATGAGGACTTGACCGCGACTTGTTCCGCCACGTCTAACACCACCCGCAAACTGCCATCCTCACGATCAGAGTAACGAATACCGGTAATCGGCTTGCGGTCATGCGCACCCTGCTTCAGCTTGCCTTGCATCGTAGTATTTTTTAAGTCAATGACCACGCGATCCGGCTTGTCTAGGGTGAAAACCTTGTAGGCAATCGGTGCATCTAATTGCAGCAGGAAATTCAATTTATCGGCTGTCCCGCTCAGGTTTGCTCCGGTTAAGTGCCCAGCGACGGCTTCAGCAGCCAATGCTTGTACGCTATTGAATCCGCTGGCGACTGCCCCGGCGAGTGCACCTAATTTCAGAATAAAACTTCTGCGGCTCAATTTTTTGCTATTCATTGATCGGTTCGCAATGGGTGGAAAAACGTATCTTAGTTATAAGTATTAATACAGAGTGGCTCACTTTTCAAGTGAATTTTTACCAATACGTGCCAATATCATGATTATAAACGACTAAACTCTTCCAAAAAAATTTCACGCGCCTCACCGCAGTAGCGGAGGTGGACGCGCAAATCTGCTTCCGGCAAGACCCCAGCC
The window above is part of the Thiothrix winogradskyi genome. Proteins encoded here:
- a CDS encoding helix-turn-helix domain-containing protein, with protein sequence MDLANYVQRRMQVMDLSLKEAAERSGISRQTWHKLMRAEIQEAKVSTLGNL
- a CDS encoding NBR1-Ig-like domain-containing protein, giving the protein MSALDLAEYLRLRLRAMQMTTTEAAKRSGISRQTWHKLLRAEIGEARLSTLTQVADTLETHPLSMLRIFFDGREVTLAGRRGGSTTFVLGFVADVSFPDNSQVRVGEEFEKIWEVTNLGKDAWVGWRLQCMSTEGSTSLASVSESVPIPDTKPGEHVRLAVRLRAPNTPCNAAISHWKCVNAAGEVAIPSHAGLYCMVKVIP
- a CDS encoding helix-turn-helix domain-containing protein — its product is MDMLLLGQTLRNARKQRRFTQADLSAKVGMSRATLSGIENGTIPEVGIRKILALCSVLGLELLAQPVAPRRPTLHTLVDEVTQRKTGRTP
- a CDS encoding HipA N-terminal domain-containing protein, translating into MSNTPLTESGSLDIYVQNQCSGTLGRSALRALTYVFAYLPDTPPTKAVSLTMPVMPDQYGYQQGVHPIFQMNLPEGELRELLRNRFQKTVQNFDDLALLGIVGHSQIGRIRITPTGTLPDAMPLQDMQELRTYSGTEDLFADLLQRYARYSGISGVQPKVLVRDADTVASAAQLEQFSYRDATTSSKAGTPNASRNSPPTNTFVCKPLAKPG
- a CDS encoding HipA domain-containing protein, which translates into the protein MVKGWNPERFPQLAANEYFCMQAARKAGLETPDVELAAQGRLLIVKRFDLDKHGGYLGFEDFCVLNGLATDDKYVGSYQDIAQRIRQFVSPSRIHEALEQFFLSLALTCAVRNGDAHLKNFGVLYDDPEGDIRFAPAFDIVSTTPYIPNDTLALLFGGSKAFPERKALLAFARQFCNINERRAKHLLEWVAHGLESTLPDLQAYQHQHPAFTAIGERMQTVWKQGIAELMGIH
- a CDS encoding B12-binding domain-containing radical SAM protein, with protein sequence MVDDIIIGTLNARYTHASLGLRYLLANQGEWQAQTKIMEFTIAMRPLDIAEQLLICQPRIIGLGVYIWNITETTALVAVLKALAPEVVIVLGGPEVSYETAQQAIVQQADYVITGAGEVSFRQLCGQLLNGQKPLNKIIAGEQVPLSQLALPYTQYTEDDLATRSIYVEASRGCPFKCEFCLSALDKTALPFALQGFLAEMDRLWQRGLRQFRFVDRTFNLKIATTVAILDFFLERLDAETFLHFELIPDHLPDALKERITRFPPGSLQFEIGIQTFNPEVQALISRKQDNAKSAENIRWLREHSTAHLHTDLIFGLPGEDLPSFGAGFDRLMALNPHEIQVGILKRLRGTPIIRHTEAFGMVYNPQPPYNILRTDRVDFDTMQQMNRFARYWDMIANSGRFAHTLPLLLGDAPFARFWALSGWIYAQVQQTHQIALPRLFVLVHGGGQALLGIEQSVLEDALLQDYAVTGQKGQIPFLSEVRKNRTMPNATGKSGNQRQLRFLT
- a CDS encoding 3D domain-containing protein, whose amino-acid sequence is MFTVKRLLTVVFLTISVVGTASAGQKRPNSLHVTATAYNSVPAQTDSTPDIAAWGDRLIPGMKAIAISRDLLKKHGLSYGDRVKIKSHDGEYLDGEYIVLDKMNSRWRKKIDIYMGKDVREAKRWGKRKVSIHW
- a CDS encoding NAD(P)/FAD-dependent oxidoreductase, which codes for MQTPETYDVVILGAGAAGLMCAATAGKRGRRVLLLDKADKIGKKILISGGGRCNFTNLHVNPGAYLSQNPHFCKSALARYTPHDFLDLMRQYHLSWHEKTLGQLFCDQKAPAIVDMLWTECQEAGVTLRLNTEVTHTHREAAHFHLQTTHGVVQSTSLVIATGGPSIPRMGATDFGIHIAKQFGLKNIPFSPALVPFTVDQTLLDGLFAGLAGVSTPVAVSCGEGYFREQMLFTHRGLSGPAMLQISSYWQKGAAVQIDLLPGQDAYAWLQTLQKQRPKAELKTVLAEVLPNRLAQRLCETLFPNRPLGQYGDKLLQSIATQLHAWELTPAGTEGMRTAEVSLGGVDTRELSSKTLEARKVPGLYFIGETVDVTGWLGGYNFQWAWASGWCAGQYA
- a CDS encoding TusE/DsrC/DsvC family sulfur relay protein codes for the protein MNVEIPARDGDGYLLSMDAWTPEIGKAMAEADGVELTDEKWEQILKAREYYEDQAVVPPIRKFSKFVNMDQKVLFAQWKTGPMKPITKYGGLPKPTGCV
- the nadA gene encoding quinolinate synthase NadA encodes the protein MTNKAITIPVIKVPLTAHIEALNPRYSPEQKVRVKEQIKQKLKEQDAVLVAHYYVERDLQELAEETGGYVSDSLDMARFGNEHPAKTLIVAGVRFMGETAKILNPEKRVLMPTLEAECSLDLECPADQFIAFCDEHPDRTVVVYSNTSAEVKARADYVVTSSIAVDLVTWLDEQGKKILWAPDKHLGRYIQRLTGADMLLWQAACVVHDEFKFRALGEMLDKYPDAGVLVHPESPEEIIRLADAVGSTSQLIKAAQTLPHKRFIVATDSGIFYKMQQAAPDKEFIAAPTMGEGATCKSCAHCPWMAMNGLHNLLTVLETGGNEIFVEESVRVKALRSTQRMLDFAKMRRDSGN
- a CDS encoding N-acetylmuramoyl-L-alanine amidase; protein product: MNSKKLSRRSFILKLGALAGAVASGFNSVQALAAEAVAGHLTGANLSGTADKLNFLLQLDAPIAYKVFTLDKPDRVVIDLKNTTMQGKLKQGAHDRKPITGIRYSDREDGSLRVVLDVAEQVAVKSSLTAEGNSHVLTVSLNPTGKGSSGSGKSKPPKKSAEESKQLEKPATTEPSKGKFIVVIDPGHGGKDPGAVGANGTLEKDVVLQVARKLKARIDREKGMKAILTRDGDKFIPLRERMDIAHKYKADLFISVHADANPSTRVSGSSVYILSENGASSEAARLLAESENSYELKFGVRHTSDKIASVLLDLSQNAMMDRSLSLAKGVLNELAKVNNPLRRRVESARFVVLRSPDIPSMLVETAFISNPAEEKRLRTAEYQQKLASAMFQGVKRYQVAYADNGRANT